One Ananas comosus cultivar F153 linkage group 1, ASM154086v1, whole genome shotgun sequence DNA window includes the following coding sequences:
- the LOC109710032 gene encoding dehydrodolichyl diphosphate synthase complex subunit Nus1-like isoform X2, producing the protein MRLANEFARTFDSLFHRIQSSMILKFILGLFWHLLHIAVSLVHIWSYVIQQLRCYIISSGLFAKYRNFSLSRLRYLAVIVDSQEAKHTAKIKQLLSWLSAIGVKHVALYDAEGVLKKSIDFGQTRLRDRSAGTCLDGDVNCVTSLCNYEEMSIELLSFTDGKEGIAKAASFLCSDYLKNDSDDCGRTETLFTEANMTKALKAVGYYGPEPDLLLVYGPARCHLGFPPWRLRYTEIMHMGPLKSMKYSAIVKALYDFSKKYQNYGS; encoded by the exons ATGCGTCTAGCTAATGAATTTGCAAGAACCTTCGATTCGCTTTTTCAT AGGATTCAATCTTCCATGATTTTGAAGTTTATATTGGGATTGTTCTGGCATTTACTCCATATAGCGGTGAGCTTGGTGCATATTTGGTCATATGTGATTCAACAGTTGCGGTGCTACATCATTTCAAGTGGGTTGTTTGCAAAGTATCGAAATTTCTCTCTGAGCCGTCTTCGCTACTTGGCTGTCATAGTGGACAGTCAAGAAGCTAAGCATACCGCGAAGATCAAGCAACTTCTCTCGTGGTTGTCGGCTATTGGTGTAAAGCATGTCGCCCTTTATGATGCAGAAG GTGTGCTGAAGAAGTCAATTGATTTTGGTCAGACGAGATTGAGAGATCGAAGTGCGGGAACCTGTCTT GATGGTGATGTAAACTGTGTAACTTCTCTTTGTAATTATGAGGAAATGTCGATAGAGTTACTTTCTTTTACTGATGGTAAAGAAGGGATTGCCAAAGCAGCTAGCTTCCTATGCTCCGATTACTTAAAAAATGATTCTGACGACTGTGGCAGAACCGAGACTTTATTCACAGAAGCCAACATGACTAAGGCTTTAAAAGCTGTAG GTTATTATGGCCCAGAGCCTGACCTCCTCCTTGTCTATGGACCTGCCAgatgtcatttagggtttcctcCATGGAGACTGCGGTATACAGAGATTAT GCATATGGGGCCGCTGAAATCCATGAAATATAGCGCCATTGTGAAGGCCCTGtatgatttttcaaaaaagtacCAAAACTACG
- the LOC109710032 gene encoding dehydrodolichyl diphosphate synthase complex subunit Nus1-like isoform X1, producing METHLIQMYMRLANEFARTFDSLFHRIQSSMILKFILGLFWHLLHIAVSLVHIWSYVIQQLRCYIISSGLFAKYRNFSLSRLRYLAVIVDSQEAKHTAKIKQLLSWLSAIGVKHVALYDAEGVLKKSIDFGQTRLRDRSAGTCLDGDVNCVTSLCNYEEMSIELLSFTDGKEGIAKAASFLCSDYLKNDSDDCGRTETLFTEANMTKALKAVGYYGPEPDLLLVYGPARCHLGFPPWRLRYTEIMHMGPLKSMKYSAIVKALYDFSKKYQNYGS from the exons ATGGAAACCCACTTGATCCAAAT GTACATGCGTCTAGCTAATGAATTTGCAAGAACCTTCGATTCGCTTTTTCAT AGGATTCAATCTTCCATGATTTTGAAGTTTATATTGGGATTGTTCTGGCATTTACTCCATATAGCGGTGAGCTTGGTGCATATTTGGTCATATGTGATTCAACAGTTGCGGTGCTACATCATTTCAAGTGGGTTGTTTGCAAAGTATCGAAATTTCTCTCTGAGCCGTCTTCGCTACTTGGCTGTCATAGTGGACAGTCAAGAAGCTAAGCATACCGCGAAGATCAAGCAACTTCTCTCGTGGTTGTCGGCTATTGGTGTAAAGCATGTCGCCCTTTATGATGCAGAAG GTGTGCTGAAGAAGTCAATTGATTTTGGTCAGACGAGATTGAGAGATCGAAGTGCGGGAACCTGTCTT GATGGTGATGTAAACTGTGTAACTTCTCTTTGTAATTATGAGGAAATGTCGATAGAGTTACTTTCTTTTACTGATGGTAAAGAAGGGATTGCCAAAGCAGCTAGCTTCCTATGCTCCGATTACTTAAAAAATGATTCTGACGACTGTGGCAGAACCGAGACTTTATTCACAGAAGCCAACATGACTAAGGCTTTAAAAGCTGTAG GTTATTATGGCCCAGAGCCTGACCTCCTCCTTGTCTATGGACCTGCCAgatgtcatttagggtttcctcCATGGAGACTGCGGTATACAGAGATTAT GCATATGGGGCCGCTGAAATCCATGAAATATAGCGCCATTGTGAAGGCCCTGtatgatttttcaaaaaagtacCAAAACTACG